In Vespula vulgaris chromosome 7, iyVesVulg1.1, whole genome shotgun sequence, a single window of DNA contains:
- the LOC127065227 gene encoding chromodomain-helicase-DNA-binding protein Mi-2 homolog isoform X2, whose product MASDEEVEESYAGEDDLDETGGQVSNISQQVDGSSDAEKSPILEEDDDYEPEERKKKKGKKRKARSEDKKGKKKKKKKKSDSGDVNIIESDFGGGDVGDAAGDDSDYAGNRKSRKSSSRKSSSHNESATQGQEPTTGMPTIEEVCNTFGLTDVQIEYSDADFQNLTTYKLFQQHVRPLLAKENPKVPMSKLMMLVAAKWRDFSELNPHTQPDADASSTNVDDDSRNVRTNRSGPVQEAEDEEDDDEDSDRKRKSRGTRAKKGKKASKVPTLKIKLGKRKRGSSDEEAEGSGAGSDRDSDMEFEQMLANAEKGSGGDGNMKAGAEEGEVEPPAEPPVRRKAKTKIGNKTKKKKKTKTTSKFPDGEEGLQTDHQDYCEVCQQGGEIILCDTCPRAYHLVCLEPELEETPEGKWSCPHCEGEGIAGAAEDDDEHMEFCRVCKDGGELLCCDSCTSAYHTHCLNPPLSEIPDGDWKCPRCSCPPLRGKVAKILTWRWKECPETPSEEPSTSKATPKQRKIREFFVKWADMSYWHCDWVTELQLDVFHPLMFRNYSRKYDMDEPPKLEEPLDESDSRVKRLKEQDGATNRDEYNLEERFYRYGVRPEWLVVHRVINHRLQRDGRAIYLVKWRELGYDQATWEDEHEDIPGLKQAIEYYLDLRAANCCDGSSSRKGKKGKGKKSKTRELIDDEERTPKRYTPPPDKPTTDLKKKYERQPEYLDQTGMQLHPYQLEGLNWLRYSWGQGIDTILADEMGLGKTIQTITFLYSLYKEGHCKGPFLVSVPLSTIINWEREFETWAPDFYCVTYVGDKDSRMVIRENELSFEEGAVRGIRASKIRSSQIKFNVLLTSYELISIDSACLGSIDWAVLVVDEAHRLKSNQSKFFRLLASYNIAYKLLLTGTPLQNNLEELFHLLNFLCRDKFNDLAAFQNEFADISKEEQVKKLHEMLGPHMLRRLKADVLKNMPSKSEFIVRVELSPMQKKYYKYILTRNFEALNPKGGGQQVSLLNIMMDLKKCCNHPYLFPAASQEAPTGPNGNYETSALIKAAGKLVLLSKMLKKLRDDGHRVLIFSQMTKMLDILEDYLEGEGYKYERIDGNITGAQRQEAIDRFNAPGAQQFVFLLSTRAGGLGINLATADTVIIYDSDWNPHNDIQAFSRAHRIGQANKVMIYRFVTRNSVEERVTQVAKRKMMLTHLVVRPGMGGKGANFSKQELDDILRFGTEELFKEEEGKEDEAIHYDDKAVAELLDRSKEGIEQKENWANEYLSSFKVASYVTKEGETEEEADTEIIKQEAENTDPAYWIKLLRHHYEQQQEDIARTLGKGKRVRKQVNYNDGGVTGDQGARDDQPWQENLSDYNSDFSAPSDDDKEDDDFDEKGDGDLLSRRSRRRLERRDEKDRPLPPLLARVNGNIEVLGFNARQRKAFLNAIMRYGMPPQDAFNSQWLVRDLRGKSEKNFKAYVSLFMRHLCEPGADNAETFADGVPREGLSRQHVLTRIGVMSLIRKKVQEFEHINGYYSMPEMIRKPVEPVKVDATGDAATGTSSTSATPATSNAPSPSPAATPTPTSASGTMTSENNKANADSSETKDSKDDQKEKEGNDSKDPKEDSKDKEEDDGSKDKEKDKEDIKKEIKKEIKKEEKEMEIDISDKDKDKNDGKDEKGSTKHDVKTETGDNKQKESEEDVVIVKDDEEETEKREDKDTKEKDTKDCDSEILKPKRKFMFNIADGGFTELHTLWLNEEKAAVPGREYEIWHRRHDYWLLAGIVTHGYGRWQDIQNDIRFAIINEPFKMDVGKGNFLEIKNKFLARRFKLLEQALVIEEQLRRAAYLNLTQDPNHPAMSLNARFAEVECLAESHQHLSKESLAGNKPANAVLHKVLNQLEELLSDMKSDVSRLPATLARIPPVAQRLQMSERSILSRLAATAPGGNSSQAGQAALLAQQFPAGFSGGQLPATFAGAANFGNFRPQYSVPGQPPQGFTA is encoded by the exons ATGGCATCGGACGAAGAGGTGGAAGAAAGCTACGCGG GAGAAGATGATCTGGATGAAACTGGAGGTCAGGTTTCTAATATTAGTCAACAAGTAGATGGCTCATCTGATGCAGAGAAATCTCCAATATTA gaagaagatgatgattatgaacctgaggaaagaaaaaagaagaagggtaaAAAACGGAAAGCACGCAGTGAGGATAAAAaaggcaagaaaaagaagaaaaagaaaaagtctgATTCTGGagatgtaaatattatt GAAAGTGATTTCGGTGGTGGAGATGTTGGCGATGCAGCAGGTGATGACAGCGACTATGCAGGCAATAGGAAGAGCAGAAAGTCTTCGTCGAGGAAATCATCGAGTCATAATGAGTCAGCTACACAAGGGCAGGAACCCACAACTGGAATGCCAACAATAGAAGAAGTGTGCAACACCTTTGGTTTAACTGATGTACAAATAGAATACTCTGATGcagattttcaaaatttaacgACATACAAACTGTTTCAACAACATGTTAGACCACTTTTAGCAAAAGAAAATCCTAAA GTTCCCATGTCCAAACTGATGATGCTGGTAGCAGCTAAGTGGCGAGACTTCTCCGAGCTGAATCCACACACCCAACCGGATGCAGATGCGTCGTCTACAAACGTGGATGACGATAGCAGAAATGTAAGAACAAATCGCAGTGGACCGGTGCAAGAGGCCGAGGATgaagaggacgacgacgaggatagTGATCGAAAAAGGAAGTCTAGAGGAACTAGGGCTAAAAAAGGCAAAAAAGCATCTAAAGTACCAACGCTTAAAATAAAACTTGGAAAACGTAAAAGGGGAAGTTCA GATGAAGAGGCGGAGGGAAGCGGGGCAGGGTCTGATCGCGATTCCGACATGGAGTTCGAACAAATGCTGGCCAATGCAGAAAAAGGATCTGGTGGGGATGGAAACATGAAGGCAGGCGCAGAAGAGGGTGAAGTGGAACCACCGGCAGAACCTCCTGTTCGCAGAAAGGCAAAGACTAAGATCGGCAACAAaactaagaagaaaaagaagacaaaaactACATCTAAATTTCCAGATGGAGAAGAAGGTCTTCAG ACTGATCATCAAGATTACTGCGAGGTGTGTCAACAAGGTGGAGAAATCATATTATGTGATACCTGCCCAAGAGCATATCATTTGGTGTGTTTAGAACCTGAATTAGAAGAAACACCAGAAGGAAAATGGAGTTGTCCTCATTGCGAAGGAGAAGGTATTGCAG GTGCAGCAGAAGATGACGATGAACATATGGAGTTTTGTAGAGTGTGTAAAGATGGTGGTGAATTGTTGTGTTGTGATAGTTGCACAAGTGCTTATCACACACATTGTTTAAATCCTCCCCTGTCAGAAATTCCAGATGGTGACTGGAAATGTCCTAGGTGTTCTTGTCCGCCATTGCGTGGCAAAG TTGCAAAAATATTAACGTGGAGGTGGAAAGAATGCCCGGAAACGCCATCAGAAGAACCTTCAACAAGCAAAGCAACACCAAAGCAACGTAAAATACGCGAGTTTTTCGTAAAGTGGGCCGATATGTCTTATTGGCATTGTGATTGGGTCACAGAATTACAATTGGATGTTTTCCATCCACTTATGTTCAG AAATTACTCGCGTAAATACGATATGGATGAACCGCCGAAATTAGAAGAACCATTGGATGAAAGTGACTCTCGTGTAAAGAGATTGAAAGAACAAGATGGTGCTACTAATAGAGATGAATATAATTTAGAAGAACGATTTTATCGCTATGGTGTACGTCCTGAATGGCTCGTTGTTCATCGAGTCATTAACCACAGACTTCAACGAGACGGTCGAGCGATATATCTTGTTAAATGGAGAGAACTAGGCTACGATCAAGCTACTTGGGAAGATGAACACGAAGATATACCAGGATTGAAACAAGCTATAGAATATTACTTAGACTTAAGGGCAGCAAATTGTTGCGATGGTAGTTCGTCTCGTAAGGGTAAGAAAG GTAAGGGTAAGAAGTCTAAAACACGCGAACTCATTGATGACGAAGAGAGAACACCGAAACGTTACACACCACCGCCAGATAAACCAACTACCGATCTTAAGAAAAAGTACGAACGTCAACCGGAGTATTTGGATCAAACAGGAATGCAGTTACATCCTTATCAATTAGAG GGCTTAAATTGGTTGAGGTATTCATGGGGACAAGGCATAGATACTATATTAGCGGATGAAATGGGTTTAGGCAAAACTATACAAACCATaacgtttttatattctctttataaAGAAGGCCACTGTAAAGGACCTTTTCTTGTATCTGTTCCACTCTCAACGATTATTAATTGGGAACGTGAATTTGAAACTTGGGCACCTGACTTTTACTGCGTTACCTATGTTG GTGACAAAGATAGCAGAATGGTGATCCGTGAAAATGAATTGTCCTTTGAAGAAGGAGCTGTTCGTGGCATCCGAGCATCTAAGATTAGATCGTCTCAAATAAAGTTTAACGTATTATTAACAAGTTACGAATTGATTTCCATAGATTCAGCTTGTTTGGGTTCGATAGATTGGGCTGTACTTGTCGTAGACGAGGCTCATAGATTGAAATCGAATCAGTCGAAATTTTTCCGATTACTTGCATCTTACAATATTGCATATAAACTTTTGCTAACCGGTACACCGTTACAGAATAATTTAGAAGAATTGTTCCACTTATTGAACTTCTTATGTCGAGACAAATTCAACGACCTAGCAGCATTCCAAAATGAATTCGCTGATATCTCGAAGGAAgaacaagtaaaaaaattacacgAGATGCTTGGACCGCACATGTTGCGACGATTAAAAGCTGACGTCTTGAAG AATATGCCAAGCAAATCGGAATTCATAGTCAGAGTTGAATTATCACCGatgcaaaagaaatattacaaatacatCTTAACGAGAAACTTCGAAGCTCTTAATCCTAAGGGTGGAGGCCAACAAGtatctttattaaatataatgatgGATCTTAAGAAGTGTTGCAATCATCCCTACTTATTTCCCGCTGCATCGCAAGAAGCACCTACTGGACCTAACGGAAATTACGAGACATCGGCATTAATTAAAGCTGCTGGAAAATTAGTTTTATTGAGCAAGAtgttaaagaaattaagagaCGATGGTCATAGAGTTCTTATATTCTCTCAGATGACTAAGATGTTGGATATACTCGAAGATTATTTAGAGGGAGAAGGATACAAATACGAGAGAATAGATGGTAACATTACAGGTGCACAGAGACAGGAAGCTATCGATAGATTTAATGCTCCTGGTGCACAACAATTTGTGTTTTTACTTTCGACGCGTGCTGGTGGATTAGGTATCAATCTGGCAACAGCAGATACCGTAATCATTTATGATTCCGATTGGAATCCGCATAACGACATTCAAGCGTTCAGTAGAGCACACAGAATTGGTCAAGCCAATAAAGTTATGATTTATAGGTTTGTCACTCGTAACTCTGTTGAAGAAAGAGTGACGCAAGTAGCTAAACGTAAAATGATGCTTACACATTTGGTTGTTCGACCAGGCATGGGTGGTAAAGGTGCTAATTTCAGCAAACAAGAACTCGATGATATTCTTCGATTTG GTAccgaagaattatttaaagaggaagaaggtaaGGAAGATGAAGCGATTCATTACGACGATAAAGCAGTAGCCGAATTGTTAGATAGAAGCAAGGAAGGTATTGAGCAAAAGGAAAATTGGGCGAATGAGTACTTAAGTTCGTTTAAAGTTGCCTCTTACGTTACGAAAGAAGGTGAAaccgaagaagaagcagaCACCGAGATTATTAAGCAAGAAGCTGAAAATACTGATCCAGCGTATTGGATCAAGTTATTGAGGCATCATTATGAGCAACAACAAGAAGATATAGCTAGAACACTTGGAAAGGGTAAAAGAGTTCGGAAACAAGTTAATTATAACGACGGTGGTGTCACGGGTGATCAAGGTGCAAGAGACGATCAACCGTGGCAAGAAAATTTGTCGGATTATAACAGCGACTTTAGTGCACCGAGTGACGACGATAAGGAGGACGATGACTTCGATGAAAAGGGCGACGGAGATTTGTTATCTCGTAGAAGTAGACGAAGATTGGAAAGGCGAGATGAAAAGGATAGACCTCTTCCTCCGTTACTTGCTCGAGTAAATGGTAACATTGAGGTATTGGGTTTTAATGCTAGACAACGAAAAGCATTCCTAAATGCTATTATGCGTTATGGTATGCCTCCGCAAGATGCATTTAATTCTCAGTGGTTGGTACGAGATCTAAGAGGGAAgtcagaaaaaaatttcaaagctTACGTTTCACTTTTTATGCGACACCTTTGCGAGCCAGGTGCCGATAATGCGGAAACATTTGCCGATGGGGTACCAAGAGAAGGTCTTAGTCGACAACATGTTTTAACGAGAATCGGCGTAATGTCTTTGATCAGGAAAAAGGTCCAAGAATTTGAACACATTAATGGATATTATTCCATGCCAGAAATGATTCGTAAACCGGTAGAACCTGTAAAGGTAGATGCTACTGGTGACGCAGCAACGGGCACTAGTAGTACAAGTGCAACACCTGCTACTTCGAACGCACCTAGTCCCAGTCCTGCTGCTACGCCAACGCCCACGTCCGCATCTGGCACGATGACTAGTGAAAATAACAAAGCTAATGCTGACTCATCAGAGACAAAGGATTCCAAGGACgaccaaaaggaaaaagag GGTAATGATTCTAAAGATCCCAAAGAAGATTCTAAAGACAAAGAGGAGGATGACGGTAgtaaggataaagaaaaggataaggaAGACattaagaaggaaataaaaaaagaaattaaaaaggaagaaaaggaaatggagATAGACATATCGGATAAGGATAAGGATAAGAATGATGGAAAGGATGAGAAAGGTTCGACAAAACATGATGTAAAAACGGAGACAGGAGACAATAAGCAAAAGGAATCCGAGGAGGATGTTGTTATCGTTAAAGACGATGAAGAGGAAACGGAGAAACGAGAG gaTAAAGATACGAAGGAGAAGGATACAAAGGACTGTGATTCTGAAATACTTAAACCTAAGCGTAAATTCATGTTCAACATTGCTGACGGTGGTTTCACGGAGCTGCATACTTTGTGgttaaatgaagaaaaagctGCTGTACCTGGTCGTGAATATGAAATTTGGCACCGAAGACACGATTACTGGTTATTGGCTGGTATCGTCACTCATGGATACGGTCGTTGGCAAGATATTCAAAATGATATAAG ATTCGCAATAATTAACGAACCATTCAAGATGGACGTGGGAAAGGGTaactttttagaaataaaaaataaatttttggcCAGGCGTTTCAAACTTCTGGAACAGGCATTAGTGATAGAAGAACAATTGAGGAGGGCCGCGTACCTGAACTTAACGCAGGATCCCAATCATCCTGCAATGAGTCTCAATGCCCGATTCGCCGAAGTTGAGTGCCTTGCCGAATCACATCAACACCTTAGCAAAGAAAGCCTTGCTGGCAATAAACCTGCGAATGCAGTACTG